The following proteins are co-located in the Pyrococcus abyssi GE5 genome:
- a CDS encoding Lrp/AsnC family transcriptional regulator, translated as MIRVAHSRKVQLDEIDRAILRLLQEDGRMSYSEISRRINVPESTVRARVNRLIREGVIRKFAALINPFKAGYEIVAFIAIDAEPAKVRQVVEELAKLPEVDVLGIVTGAHDIFMQVTVRDLQELERFILEKMAKIDGIRSTETSILTSVKKWGYARVF; from the coding sequence GTGATAAGGGTGGCCCACTCGAGAAAAGTTCAGCTCGATGAAATTGACAGGGCAATATTAAGGCTCCTCCAAGAAGATGGAAGGATGAGTTATTCGGAAATAAGCAGGAGAATTAACGTGCCAGAGTCCACCGTAAGAGCAAGGGTCAATAGGCTGATAAGAGAGGGAGTTATAAGGAAGTTTGCCGCTCTAATAAATCCATTTAAGGCTGGCTATGAGATAGTTGCCTTCATAGCAATAGATGCTGAACCTGCCAAGGTTAGGCAAGTCGTTGAGGAACTTGCAAAGCTCCCTGAGGTTGATGTTCTTGGCATAGTCACTGGAGCTCACGATATCTTCATGCAAGTTACAGTCAGAGATCTTCAAGAATTGGAGCGCTTTATACTTGAGAAGATGGCAAAAATAGATGGAATAAGGAGCACGGAGACTTCAATATTGACTAGCGTTAAAAAATGGGGATACGCAAGGGTGTTCTAG
- a CDS encoding serine hydrolase, producing the protein MDVGKLESFIVEKMAERKVPGISISIIKDGDVVYAKGFGYRNVEARLPSTPETIYGIGSITKSFTALAIMKLVEEGGLSLDDPVEKFVNIKLRPFGEPVTVHHLLTHSSGIPSLGYAEAFIDGMVGGDNWLPVSTPEETIAFARDMEKWAVAKPGERFFYLNTGYVLLGKIIEKVSGVSYEEYIKKKILEPLGMNRSYFFKEEVEKDKDVAMGYILDKEGRLVPQPFPYGITADGGLLSSVLDLAKYLKMYIERDESIVSKEYIEKMETSYIKVPWEIFGGEGYGYGLIIYPNFLGEKLVGHSGSVGMYTGYIGYIPEKKIGVAVLENSSGYPPSYIAMYALALLLGKNPEKELPFIYRERILKKVEGRYMGYKGTIKFEVKVDGDVVYLRALGRAFTYTIPLFPEVLEEDFIKCYTLSNGRKMYAEFYIKDNKVDLIFERYRLIKS; encoded by the coding sequence ATGGATGTTGGGAAATTGGAGAGCTTCATAGTTGAAAAAATGGCTGAAAGGAAAGTTCCTGGGATAAGCATTAGCATAATTAAAGATGGGGACGTTGTCTATGCAAAGGGCTTTGGATACAGAAATGTTGAGGCAAGGCTACCATCTACCCCCGAGACAATATACGGAATTGGTTCAATAACCAAGAGCTTTACAGCCTTGGCAATAATGAAATTAGTGGAAGAGGGCGGATTAAGTTTGGATGACCCCGTTGAGAAATTCGTTAATATAAAGCTTAGACCATTCGGAGAACCAGTGACCGTTCATCACCTGTTAACGCATTCCTCGGGGATTCCATCTCTAGGATATGCCGAGGCCTTCATAGACGGAATGGTCGGTGGGGATAACTGGTTGCCTGTCTCAACTCCAGAAGAGACCATAGCATTTGCAAGGGATATGGAGAAATGGGCTGTAGCTAAACCAGGAGAAAGATTCTTCTACCTGAACACTGGTTATGTCCTGCTTGGCAAAATAATCGAAAAAGTCTCTGGCGTTTCTTATGAAGAATACATAAAAAAGAAGATACTCGAACCCCTAGGAATGAACAGATCCTACTTCTTCAAGGAGGAGGTTGAGAAGGATAAGGATGTTGCAATGGGGTACATCCTGGATAAAGAAGGAAGACTAGTTCCACAGCCCTTTCCCTATGGAATAACGGCAGATGGTGGATTACTTAGTAGCGTTCTTGACTTAGCAAAGTACCTTAAGATGTATATTGAAAGGGACGAAAGTATAGTTAGCAAGGAGTACATTGAAAAAATGGAGACATCTTACATAAAGGTTCCCTGGGAGATCTTTGGAGGAGAAGGCTATGGATACGGATTGATAATATATCCAAACTTCCTGGGAGAAAAGTTAGTTGGACACAGTGGTTCAGTGGGAATGTACACTGGCTACATAGGTTATATTCCAGAGAAGAAAATTGGAGTAGCGGTTCTGGAGAACTCTTCAGGTTATCCGCCTTCTTACATAGCGATGTATGCATTGGCATTACTCCTTGGAAAGAATCCAGAGAAAGAGCTACCATTCATATACAGGGAGAGGATATTGAAGAAAGTAGAAGGCAGATACATGGGCTACAAGGGTACCATTAAGTTCGAGGTAAAGGTAGATGGAGACGTTGTTTATCTGAGAGCTCTGGGAAGGGCATTCACATACACAATTCCCCTATTCCCAGAAGTTCTTGAGGAGGACTTCATTAAGTGTTACACTCTCTCAAATGGTAGAAAAATGTATGCGGAGTTCTATATAAAGGATAACAAAGTCGACCTAATATTTGAAAGATATAGGCTCATTAAGTCATGA
- a CDS encoding N-acyl-D-amino-acid deacylase family protein produces the protein MVEYDIVIKNGKIVDGTGNPWFRTDIGIKDGKIVKIGKIKEDGQVTIDASNLIVAPGFIDMHAHDDLIFFKDRFNRAKLLQGVTTVVSGNCGISVAPVNEEMLDVLKSYVGILGKEVEFKWRSYGEFLDALEEVGPLGTNFVGLVGHGTLRIAVMGMEARDPTEEELGRMKELLAKSMEEGAFGMSSGLIYPPGVYSKTWELIELAMVVAKYGGIYSTHMRDEGNRVIEALEEAIRIGRESGVRVEVSHHKVSGRKNWGKSRKTLALIEKARNEGIEITLDVYPYTAGSTYLAALLPPWVHESGKIKERCRDEETRKKIREFIETRDDWQNFIKEAGWENIIITHSENFPEFVGKSLKEISDLLHRDPFDVLFDILAKDGTNAGMIVFLMSEEDVERILSHPYSMIGTDGLDSGEGLPHPRAYGTFPRVLGRYVREKKLLRLEDAIRKMTSLPALKLGLKDRGLVKEGMWADLVIFDPHRVKDRATYTNPRLPPDGIKYVIVNGVLSVENGELTGDAGGVVIRRTS, from the coding sequence ATGGTGGAATATGACATTGTGATAAAGAATGGGAAGATAGTGGATGGTACTGGAAACCCATGGTTTAGAACAGATATAGGGATAAAAGATGGCAAGATAGTGAAAATTGGTAAGATCAAAGAAGATGGACAAGTTACAATAGACGCAAGCAACCTAATAGTTGCTCCAGGATTCATTGATATGCACGCTCATGATGATTTAATATTCTTTAAGGATCGCTTTAACAGGGCAAAGCTACTGCAAGGAGTAACAACGGTTGTTTCTGGGAACTGTGGAATTAGCGTCGCTCCTGTTAATGAGGAGATGCTTGATGTCCTGAAATCGTACGTTGGGATACTTGGTAAGGAAGTTGAGTTTAAGTGGAGATCTTACGGTGAATTTCTAGATGCCCTAGAGGAAGTTGGGCCCCTTGGAACTAATTTTGTTGGCCTAGTGGGACATGGTACATTGAGGATAGCTGTAATGGGAATGGAAGCAAGGGATCCAACTGAAGAAGAACTTGGAAGGATGAAGGAGTTATTAGCTAAATCAATGGAAGAAGGAGCATTTGGAATGTCCTCTGGTTTGATATATCCTCCTGGGGTTTATTCTAAGACTTGGGAGCTAATAGAACTTGCTATGGTCGTTGCAAAATACGGTGGGATTTATTCCACGCACATGAGGGATGAGGGGAATAGAGTGATTGAGGCTTTAGAAGAGGCAATAAGGATCGGTAGGGAGAGTGGTGTTAGGGTTGAAGTTTCCCATCATAAAGTTTCAGGGAGAAAGAACTGGGGTAAAAGTAGGAAAACCCTAGCATTAATTGAGAAGGCTAGGAATGAAGGAATTGAGATAACATTAGATGTGTATCCCTACACCGCAGGTAGCACGTACTTAGCAGCATTGCTTCCTCCATGGGTTCATGAGAGTGGAAAGATTAAGGAGAGGTGTAGAGATGAGGAGACTCGAAAAAAGATAAGGGAATTCATCGAGACGAGGGATGATTGGCAAAACTTCATAAAAGAAGCTGGATGGGAAAATATAATCATTACGCATTCAGAAAACTTCCCTGAATTCGTTGGGAAGTCCCTAAAAGAGATCTCAGACCTCCTCCACAGGGATCCCTTTGATGTTCTATTTGATATTCTAGCGAAAGATGGAACAAATGCTGGAATGATAGTCTTTCTCATGAGCGAAGAGGATGTTGAGAGAATACTATCGCATCCTTATTCAATGATAGGGACAGATGGATTAGACAGTGGGGAAGGATTACCCCATCCGAGGGCCTATGGAACATTTCCAAGGGTTTTGGGGAGATATGTGAGGGAGAAGAAGTTACTCCGCCTTGAAGATGCAATAAGAAAGATGACATCACTACCTGCTTTGAAACTAGGATTGAAAGATAGGGGCCTGGTTAAGGAGGGTATGTGGGCAGATTTGGTAATATTCGATCCACATAGAGTTAAGGATAGGGCAACTTACACTAATCCAAGGCTTCCACCGGATGGTATCAAATATGTAATAGTTAATGGTGTTTTGAGCGTTGAAAATGGTGAATTAACCGGAGATGCTGGTGGAGTTGTAATAAGGAGGACTTCTTAA